The segment CCGCGTGTGCGTCTCGCCCGTGAGCCGGTGCAGGTCGTCGTACGTGTAGGTGCGATACCGGCCGTCCTGATACGTGATGCGCGTCGGATCGCCGGCCGGGGTGCGCGCGTACGTAAACGCCGACAGCACGTTGCCCTCCGGATAGAAGTTGCCCAGCACCTTGAGGCGTCCCGCCGCGTCGTAGGCGTACTGGACGTAGGTGCCGTTCTTCAGGTCGAGGCGCACCGGCTGGCCCAGCGCGTTGTAGTCGTACGCGGCAATGACGTTCGCGCCTT is part of the Verrucomicrobiota bacterium genome and harbors:
- a CDS encoding RHS repeat protein produces the protein MASSAAAFTLADCAYDDNGNVTQLTYPGGKVLTLVPDVMNRVEQIKEGANVIAAYDYNALGQPVRLDLKNGTYVQYAYDAAGRLKVLGNFYPEGNVLSAFTYARTPAGDPTRITYQDGRYRTYTYDDLHRLTGETHTR